The following proteins come from a genomic window of Nicotiana tomentosiformis chromosome 12, ASM39032v3, whole genome shotgun sequence:
- the LOC104105747 gene encoding B3 domain-containing protein REM10-like isoform X3 produces MLVFRHEGNMEFDVSIFGSNHCEREYAEYLEEGEVHTVEETSKNFEFKDAAAALHNPFGQSYFICTVKPYCVTNGFLRLPKQFAWANGLANKKCGLIIRDERQRSWDLRLTTYGSQVYMGGRWGEFRAANDIKVGNYIMFEVVSNGEQPVWKFHGKPNPSINSSSKAFPHFVCTIRPYCLSNDLLCIPRQFAHANGLINKKCDLIIRDERQRSWSLRLRSFGTGVCIKGGWHDFRDTNCLKEGDHIVFEVVTNGEKPIWQFRRNISGENASISFKGLTEQ; encoded by the exons ATGTTGGTGTTTAGACATGAAGGTAATATGGAGTTTGATGTTTCTATATTTGGTTCTAATCACTGTGAGAGAGAATATGCAGAGTATCTTGAAGAAGGAGAAGTCCATACTGTGGAAGAGACTTCCAAGAATTTTGAATTTAAAG ATGCTGCAGCTGCTCTTCACAATCCTTTTGGTCAGTCATATTTTATATGCACTGTTAAACCATATTGCGTTACAAATGGTTTTTTG CGCCTTCCTAAACAATTTGCATGGGCGAATGGTCTCGCTAACAAGAAATGCGGTTTGATTATCAGAGATGAAAGACAAAGGTCATGGGATTTAAGGCTAACTACCTACGGTTCCCAAGTCTATATGGGAGGTAGATGGGGTGAATTCCGTGCTGCAAATGACATAAAGGTGGGAAATTATATAATGTTTGAGGTTGTTAGTAATGGAGAACAACCAGTGTGGAAATTTCATG GCAAACCAAACCCCAGCATCAATTCATCAAGTAAGGCATTTCCCCATTTTGTATGCACTATTAGACCTTATTGCCTTTCAAATGATCTCTTG TGCATTCCAAGACAATTTGCACATGCAAATGGTCTCATTAACAAGAAATGCGATTTGATTATTAGAGATGAAAGGCAAAGGTCGTGGAGTTTAAGGTTACGTTCTTTTGGTACTGGTGTATGTATTAAAGGCGGATGGCATGACTTCCGTGATACAAATTGCTTAAAGGAGGGAGATCACATCGTGTTTGAGGTTGTTACTAATGGAGAAAAACCAATATGGCAATTTCGTC GCAATATTTCTGGAGAAAATGCAAGCATATCATTCAAGGGGTTGACTGAACAATGA
- the LOC138902340 gene encoding uncharacterized protein, producing the protein MARTCTVSSTEQQPEPPVAASMRGRGQGRGRARGRGRGRARGRGRARAQPRARTAVPAVEPQIDLDEEVPAQTVPAWPAQVLKGFIATPVLQDALVRLVGLMESVTQTSMFPMAPAVFQDGGGA; encoded by the coding sequence atggcaaGAACATGTACTGTTTCCTcaactgagcagcagccagagcctccagtggcagcttctatgaggggcagaggtcaaggccgaggtcgtgccagaggtcgcggccgaggtcgtgccagaggccgaggcagggccagggctcagcctagagcccgaacAGCAgtcccagcagtggagcctcagatagatcttgacgaggaggttccagcccagactgttcctgcctgGCCAGCTCAGGTTCtgaaggggttcattgccaccccagtacttcaggacgctttagtccgtttggtgggccttatggagagtgtgaccCAGACTAGCAtgtttcccatggcaccagccgtctttcaggatggaggaggagcctag
- the LOC104105747 gene encoding B3 domain-containing protein REM10-like isoform X2, protein MASKKIPIGFLKYLKGYDHIEHAVLKRDGKKWLVKLTGRRFEAGWAEFAEEHDLQLGDMLVFRHEGNMEFDVSIFGSNHCEREYAEYLEEGEVHTVEETSKNFEFKDAAAALHNPFGQSYFICTVKPYCVTNGFLRLPKQFAWANGLANKKCGLIIRDERQRSWDLRLTTYGSQVYMGGRWGEFRAANDIKVGNYIMFEVVSNGEQPVWKFHGKPNPSINSSSKAFPHFVCTIRPYCLSNDLLCIPRQFAHANGLINKKCDLIIRDERQRSWSLRLRSFGTGVCIKGGWHDFRDTNCLKEGDHIVFEVVTNGEKPIWQFRRNISGENASISFKGLTEQ, encoded by the exons ATGGCTTCTAAG AAAATACCTATAGGTTTCTTGAAATATCTGAAGGGATACGACCATATTGAACATGCAGTACTAAAAAGGGATGGTAAGAAGTGGCTGGTGAAGCTGACCGGCCGTCGATTCGAAGCTGGTTGGGCAGAGTTTGCAGAAGAGCATGATTTGCAATTGGGAGATATGTTGGTGTTTAGACATGAAGGTAATATGGAGTTTGATGTTTCTATATTTGGTTCTAATCACTGTGAGAGAGAATATGCAGAGTATCTTGAAGAAGGAGAAGTCCATACTGTGGAAGAGACTTCCAAGAATTTTGAATTTAAAG ATGCTGCAGCTGCTCTTCACAATCCTTTTGGTCAGTCATATTTTATATGCACTGTTAAACCATATTGCGTTACAAATGGTTTTTTG CGCCTTCCTAAACAATTTGCATGGGCGAATGGTCTCGCTAACAAGAAATGCGGTTTGATTATCAGAGATGAAAGACAAAGGTCATGGGATTTAAGGCTAACTACCTACGGTTCCCAAGTCTATATGGGAGGTAGATGGGGTGAATTCCGTGCTGCAAATGACATAAAGGTGGGAAATTATATAATGTTTGAGGTTGTTAGTAATGGAGAACAACCAGTGTGGAAATTTCATG GCAAACCAAACCCCAGCATCAATTCATCAAGTAAGGCATTTCCCCATTTTGTATGCACTATTAGACCTTATTGCCTTTCAAATGATCTCTTG TGCATTCCAAGACAATTTGCACATGCAAATGGTCTCATTAACAAGAAATGCGATTTGATTATTAGAGATGAAAGGCAAAGGTCGTGGAGTTTAAGGTTACGTTCTTTTGGTACTGGTGTATGTATTAAAGGCGGATGGCATGACTTCCGTGATACAAATTGCTTAAAGGAGGGAGATCACATCGTGTTTGAGGTTGTTACTAATGGAGAAAAACCAATATGGCAATTTCGTC GCAATATTTCTGGAGAAAATGCAAGCATATCATTCAAGGGGTTGACTGAACAATGA
- the LOC104105747 gene encoding B3 domain-containing protein REM10-like isoform X1, with amino-acid sequence MKIPPKKPHFFKPMLPGFKHDLKIPIGFLKYLKGYDHIEHAVLKRDGKKWLVKLTGRRFEAGWAEFAEEHDLQLGDMLVFRHEGNMEFDVSIFGSNHCEREYAEYLEEGEVHTVEETSKNFEFKDAAAALHNPFGQSYFICTVKPYCVTNGFLRLPKQFAWANGLANKKCGLIIRDERQRSWDLRLTTYGSQVYMGGRWGEFRAANDIKVGNYIMFEVVSNGEQPVWKFHGKPNPSINSSSKAFPHFVCTIRPYCLSNDLLCIPRQFAHANGLINKKCDLIIRDERQRSWSLRLRSFGTGVCIKGGWHDFRDTNCLKEGDHIVFEVVTNGEKPIWQFRRNISGENASISFKGLTEQ; translated from the exons ATGAAAATTCCTCCAAAGAAACCTCATTTTTTCAAACCTATGCTGCCAGGTTTCAAGCATGATCTT AAAATACCTATAGGTTTCTTGAAATATCTGAAGGGATACGACCATATTGAACATGCAGTACTAAAAAGGGATGGTAAGAAGTGGCTGGTGAAGCTGACCGGCCGTCGATTCGAAGCTGGTTGGGCAGAGTTTGCAGAAGAGCATGATTTGCAATTGGGAGATATGTTGGTGTTTAGACATGAAGGTAATATGGAGTTTGATGTTTCTATATTTGGTTCTAATCACTGTGAGAGAGAATATGCAGAGTATCTTGAAGAAGGAGAAGTCCATACTGTGGAAGAGACTTCCAAGAATTTTGAATTTAAAG ATGCTGCAGCTGCTCTTCACAATCCTTTTGGTCAGTCATATTTTATATGCACTGTTAAACCATATTGCGTTACAAATGGTTTTTTG CGCCTTCCTAAACAATTTGCATGGGCGAATGGTCTCGCTAACAAGAAATGCGGTTTGATTATCAGAGATGAAAGACAAAGGTCATGGGATTTAAGGCTAACTACCTACGGTTCCCAAGTCTATATGGGAGGTAGATGGGGTGAATTCCGTGCTGCAAATGACATAAAGGTGGGAAATTATATAATGTTTGAGGTTGTTAGTAATGGAGAACAACCAGTGTGGAAATTTCATG GCAAACCAAACCCCAGCATCAATTCATCAAGTAAGGCATTTCCCCATTTTGTATGCACTATTAGACCTTATTGCCTTTCAAATGATCTCTTG TGCATTCCAAGACAATTTGCACATGCAAATGGTCTCATTAACAAGAAATGCGATTTGATTATTAGAGATGAAAGGCAAAGGTCGTGGAGTTTAAGGTTACGTTCTTTTGGTACTGGTGTATGTATTAAAGGCGGATGGCATGACTTCCGTGATACAAATTGCTTAAAGGAGGGAGATCACATCGTGTTTGAGGTTGTTACTAATGGAGAAAAACCAATATGGCAATTTCGTC GCAATATTTCTGGAGAAAATGCAAGCATATCATTCAAGGGGTTGACTGAACAATGA